One region of Archocentrus centrarchus isolate MPI-CPG fArcCen1 chromosome 6, fArcCen1, whole genome shotgun sequence genomic DNA includes:
- the LOC115782111 gene encoding ubiquitin-conjugating enzyme E2 Q2-like isoform X2, which yields MSVSGLKAELKFLESIFDPNHERFRIIDWKPDELSCQFNVTGEKLLIIHCNITESYPSTPPIWFVDSDDPSLAEVLERLEDVRKGNTLLLQQLKRLICDLCRLYNLPQHPDVEMLDQPLPAGPITQDRKHGLSDEVTSEEEEEDEMGEDIDLDQDLDHYEMKEEEPVDGKKSEDEGIEKENLAILEKIRKSQRQDHLNGAVSGSVQASDRLMKELREIYRSQSYKTGIYSVELVNDSLYEWHVKLRTVDPDSPLHSDLQVLKEKEGVDYILLNFSYKDNFPFDPPFVRVVSPVLSGGYVLGGGALCMELLTKQGWSSAYSIESVIMQINATLVKGKARVQFGANKNQYNLARAQQSYKSLVQIHEKNGWYTPPKEDG from the exons ATGTCGGTTTCGGGGCTGAAGGCCGAACTGAAGTTTTTGGAGTCAATTTTTGACCCAAACCACGAACGATTCAGAATAATAGACTGGAAACCCGATGAACTGAGTTGCCAATTCAACGTAACGGGGGAGAAGCTGCTGATCATCCACTGCAACATCACG GAATCTTATCCCTCAACGCCACCAATATGGTTTGTCGACTCTGATGATCCCAGTCTGGCCGAAGTCTTGGAGCGCCTAGAGGATGTGAGGAAAGGCAACACGTTG CTTCTTCAGCAGTTGAAGCGCCTTATTTGTGATCTCTGTCGGCTTTACAACCTGCCACAACATCCTGATGTAGAAATGCTGGACCAGCCTCTACCTGCTGGCCCGATCACCCAAGACAGAAAA CACGGACTATCAGATGAGGTGAcatctgaagaggaagaagaggatgaaaTGGGAGAG GATATTGATTTGGACCAAGACCTGGACCATTACGAAATGAAAGAAGAGGAGCCGGTGGATGGAAAAAAGTCAGAAGATGAAGggatagaaaaagaaaatctggccATCTTGGAGAAAATCCGTAAAAGTCAAAGACAAGATCACTTGAAT GGTGCAGTCTCTGGCTCAGTGCAAGCCTCAGACCGCCTAATGAAGGAACTCAGGGAGATCTACAGGTCACAGAGTTATAAGACAG GTATTTATTCAGTCGAACTAGTCAATGACAGCCTTTATGAATGGCATGTCAAGTTAAGGAC GGTAGACCCAGATAGTCCATTGCATAGTGACTTGCAGGTcttaaaagaaaaggaaggagtGGATTACATTCTGCTCAATTTTTCTTATAAA GATAATTTTCCCTTTGACCCACCTTTTGTACGGGTTGTCTCACCTGTGCTCTCTGGAGG ttATGTTCTAGGAGGAGGAGCCTTGTGCATGGAACTTCTCACAAAACAG ggCTGGAGCAGTGCCTATTCCATAGAATCTGTCATTATGCAGATAAATGCAACCTTGGTTAAAGGAAAAGCCAGGGTGCAGTTCGGAGCCAATAAG aaCCAGTACAATCTTGCCAGAGCACAACAGTCATACAAATCCCTGGTTCAGATTCATGAAAAGAACG GCTGGTACACACCACCTAAAGAGGATGGATAA
- the LOC115782111 gene encoding ubiquitin-conjugating enzyme E2 Q2-like isoform X1 translates to MSVSGLKAELKFLESIFDPNHERFRIIDWKPDELSCQFNVTGEKLLIIHCNITESYPSTPPIWFVDSDDPSLAEVLERLEDVRKGNTLLLQQLKRLICDLCRLYNLPQHPDVEMLDQPLPAGPITQDRKHGLSDEVTSEEEEEDEMGEQDIDLDQDLDHYEMKEEEPVDGKKSEDEGIEKENLAILEKIRKSQRQDHLNGAVSGSVQASDRLMKELREIYRSQSYKTGIYSVELVNDSLYEWHVKLRTVDPDSPLHSDLQVLKEKEGVDYILLNFSYKDNFPFDPPFVRVVSPVLSGGYVLGGGALCMELLTKQGWSSAYSIESVIMQINATLVKGKARVQFGANKNQYNLARAQQSYKSLVQIHEKNGWYTPPKEDG, encoded by the exons ATGTCGGTTTCGGGGCTGAAGGCCGAACTGAAGTTTTTGGAGTCAATTTTTGACCCAAACCACGAACGATTCAGAATAATAGACTGGAAACCCGATGAACTGAGTTGCCAATTCAACGTAACGGGGGAGAAGCTGCTGATCATCCACTGCAACATCACG GAATCTTATCCCTCAACGCCACCAATATGGTTTGTCGACTCTGATGATCCCAGTCTGGCCGAAGTCTTGGAGCGCCTAGAGGATGTGAGGAAAGGCAACACGTTG CTTCTTCAGCAGTTGAAGCGCCTTATTTGTGATCTCTGTCGGCTTTACAACCTGCCACAACATCCTGATGTAGAAATGCTGGACCAGCCTCTACCTGCTGGCCCGATCACCCAAGACAGAAAA CACGGACTATCAGATGAGGTGAcatctgaagaggaagaagaggatgaaaTGGGAGAG CAGGATATTGATTTGGACCAAGACCTGGACCATTACGAAATGAAAGAAGAGGAGCCGGTGGATGGAAAAAAGTCAGAAGATGAAGggatagaaaaagaaaatctggccATCTTGGAGAAAATCCGTAAAAGTCAAAGACAAGATCACTTGAAT GGTGCAGTCTCTGGCTCAGTGCAAGCCTCAGACCGCCTAATGAAGGAACTCAGGGAGATCTACAGGTCACAGAGTTATAAGACAG GTATTTATTCAGTCGAACTAGTCAATGACAGCCTTTATGAATGGCATGTCAAGTTAAGGAC GGTAGACCCAGATAGTCCATTGCATAGTGACTTGCAGGTcttaaaagaaaaggaaggagtGGATTACATTCTGCTCAATTTTTCTTATAAA GATAATTTTCCCTTTGACCCACCTTTTGTACGGGTTGTCTCACCTGTGCTCTCTGGAGG ttATGTTCTAGGAGGAGGAGCCTTGTGCATGGAACTTCTCACAAAACAG ggCTGGAGCAGTGCCTATTCCATAGAATCTGTCATTATGCAGATAAATGCAACCTTGGTTAAAGGAAAAGCCAGGGTGCAGTTCGGAGCCAATAAG aaCCAGTACAATCTTGCCAGAGCACAACAGTCATACAAATCCCTGGTTCAGATTCATGAAAAGAACG GCTGGTACACACCACCTAAAGAGGATGGATAA